The Acropora muricata isolate sample 2 chromosome 4, ASM3666990v1, whole genome shotgun sequence genome contains the following window.
TCTAACACGAAAGAAATTTTACctccaaaagaaaacaaaatagctGCTACAACAACCAAGAAAAAACGGAAGACCAACATGGAGAAATCATTAGAAGTTGTGTTTCAGAAGTTTCAAGATGCTTCAAGTTCTGATTTTAGCAGGTAATGCAACTGAATTATAGGGTGAGTGACTTAAGTCTCAATTAAGGGCAGGGCAATAATAAAATTTAGGGCAAGGTGAGTGAACTACAGAATTTGATGGTATGTATTTGACAAGATGTCCAGTGTTCCACAATGagcattttcacttcaaaatgaaacaaatttgcaTAGATAACATTAATCAACTGAGTGAACTTTTTTTCCAGACATCAGAAGTGGGAAGAGGAGAAAATGCAAAAGGAATATGAATTTCGAATGAAGCAAACCATCCTGGAGAATCAAAGGAGACGTGAAGAGCGTGAACATGAGATGAAGATGCTTCAGATTATTATGGGTTATCCACCAGAAGCTAATACTCAAGCCACCCATCTGAATGTGCATGCAACTTCTGATTTACAGTATCCTGTTCATCCATACATCTCCCCTAGCAGTGTGTATGAAAGTCATTCCAGCATCAGTGGTGATTCATCTCATCACTCATCATCATATTTTGAATTGTAACCCTGACTAGCATGTTCATTGTTTGGCTTTTGAGTTGTGTAGAGGATCTAAAAATTGTGTTTCTAAGTGACTTTTTTTGCATAACCTCGCTTTCTAAGATCAAATGAACACAAAGTTAATCATAACATTATGTTGCCCATTCTTATGTAAAAGGCAAGGTGTTAAGGCATATTGTCTGTAGTAGAAATTATCATTACTCTCACTTCTTTAGTAGCTGAAATAAATGTAAACATTCTTATCATAAAAGACTTACGATTTAGCCTTCAGACTTCAGACAAAAAGTTCTGCTTTAATCACTGGTTGATCTAAACTGCCAGAACATATAAGTAAACTGTAAAACTATGTTGCAGGTTATAGCTGCTAATGACTGTGTTTCTCTcttccaaaaaaattgaatcaaaaggTAAGGGCTCTTACAATCAACACTCTTGGAAAttttccaaatcattttcataaaTTATCTTGTGAAGAATTTCACAGGGTTGAGTTTAAATGAGAGTGGTAGAAATGACATTTCTAACTAGTTCAAAAATTTTAACATGCTTGCTGGGCTGAAAAATATTCTGCCAAGGTGCTGCGGACGTCCTCTGAATCTGTTCTCTCTATGCCCTGGTCTCCACTTACAGTGGGTTCTTGGAAAGAGGACTTTGTTTGCTCCCACTCTGGAagaaaggtgttattttgaatttcacaTAAATTGTGCAGGATGCAGGATGCCTTTGTGAGGTTTATAAGAGAGCTAACCCGCATATCTACACGTTTTGAAAAGCGAGAGAACCTTCCCTTCCATCGCCCAAACGTGTCTTCAACAGTCATCCTTGCACGGCTCAGAGAATAATTAAAGACACGCTCGATC
Protein-coding sequences here:
- the LOC136914771 gene encoding uncharacterized protein, with product MEAENDNTNDHSTASNTKEILPPKENKIAATTTKKKRKTNMEKSLEVVFQKFQDASSSDFSRHQKWEEEKMQKEYEFRMKQTILENQRRREEREHEMKMLQIIMGYPPEANTQATHLNVHATSDLQYPVHPYISPSSVYESHSSISGDSSHHSSSYFEL